In Shinella sp. XGS7, a single genomic region encodes these proteins:
- a CDS encoding response regulator: MKVLLLEDDLDLGNGVRIALSDQGFEVVWLRRLDDGLAALGDPGYDMVLLDLGLPDGDGLELLAALRREKRKLPVLILSARDALTDRLRGLDDGADDYLVKPFALAELLSRVRALARRSYGLEGGTVSLRGLSLDESMRWAAVEGRPVELSRCEFDLLALLLKRAGRVVTRRALEESALPGGLSNESNALDVHISNLRRKIGPGFVRTVRGVGYVIDLQPEAAAR, from the coding sequence ATGAAGGTACTGCTGCTGGAAGACGATCTGGATCTCGGCAACGGGGTGCGCATCGCGCTGAGCGATCAGGGCTTCGAGGTGGTGTGGCTGCGCCGCCTGGACGACGGCCTGGCGGCCCTGGGCGATCCGGGCTATGACATGGTGCTGCTGGACCTGGGCCTGCCCGATGGCGACGGCCTGGAGCTGCTGGCCGCGCTGCGGCGCGAGAAGCGCAAGCTGCCGGTGCTGATCCTGAGCGCGCGCGATGCGCTCACCGACCGCCTGCGTGGCCTGGACGATGGCGCGGACGACTACCTGGTCAAGCCCTTTGCCCTGGCCGAGCTGCTCTCGCGCGTGCGTGCACTGGCGCGGCGCAGCTACGGCCTGGAGGGCGGCACCGTGAGCCTGCGCGGCCTCAGCCTGGACGAGAGCATGCGTTGGGCCGCCGTGGAAGGGCGGCCAGTGGAGCTCTCGCGCTGCGAGTTCGATCTGCTGGCCCTGCTGCTCAAGCGGGCTGGCCGCGTGGTCACGCGCCGCGCCCTGGAGGAGAGTGCCCTGCCGGGCGGGCTCAGCAATGAGAGCAATGCGCTGGACGTGCACATCTCCAATCTGCGCCGCAAGATCGGCCCGGGCTTCGTGCGCACGGTGCGCGGCGTGGGCTATGTGATCGATCTGCAGCCCGAGGCCGCGGCGCGATGA
- a CDS encoding GNAT family N-acetyltransferase — MTAPEPSPSPARRGLQLSGLQLSGVTPGDHSALPALCALLQDAVAGGASLGFMAGMDEAEARAYWLRVLGALGPAQRLWLLRDETGALLGTVQLALCEKPNGRHRGEVQKLMVRRSARGRGLARVLLQALEQAARALGCSLLVLDTEAGSHAETVYTHLGWLKAGEIPAFAANPDGSLQPTALYYKLLDEQLAAAVAAQAAPARITLP; from the coding sequence ATGACTGCCCCCGAACCCAGCCCCTCTCCCGCGCGCCGCGGCCTGCAGCTCAGCGGCCTGCAGCTCAGCGGCGTAACACCCGGCGACCACAGCGCCCTGCCCGCCCTGTGCGCGCTGTTGCAGGACGCCGTGGCCGGCGGCGCCTCGCTGGGCTTCATGGCCGGGATGGACGAGGCTGAGGCCCGCGCCTACTGGCTGCGGGTGCTGGGTGCACTGGGCCCGGCCCAGCGTCTGTGGCTGCTGCGGGACGAGACGGGGGCGTTGCTGGGCACGGTGCAGCTGGCCCTGTGCGAGAAGCCCAATGGCCGCCACCGCGGCGAGGTGCAGAAGCTGATGGTGCGACGCAGCGCCCGCGGCCGGGGCCTGGCCCGCGTGCTGCTCCAGGCCCTGGAGCAGGCGGCACGCGCCCTGGGCTGCAGCCTGCTGGTGCTGGACACCGAGGCCGGCTCGCATGCCGAGACGGTCTACACCCATCTGGGTTGGCTCAAGGCCGGCGAGATCCCCGCCTTTGCCGCCAATCCCGACGGCAGCCTGCAGCCCACGGCCCTGTACTACAAGCTGCTGGACGAGCAGCTGGCCGCGGCCGTGGCGGCCCAGGCGGCCCCAGCGCGCATCACGCTGCCCTGA
- a CDS encoding HAMP domain-containing sensor histidine kinase: protein MRLAGPLLDALRGAWRAVAGPSLMRRLLAAQMLTLGLLWTLALALLAYSTGRGEGVLGLNSVYETAISAAESLADRPREQGELLQRLDAALREGYGDDDADAAALAPSMMVQQGGQVVYLTGLDPRPLLQGPPDGRIVQHEDAAGRSWRLRTLHSARSDTSVTLIMPDTWELIITLTEHGLYPTPLVISLPFLILPAWLSLRLALRPFRRIGDELAARGPQDLSPLGYQPQHAELKPLVEGLNSLMGRMRESAERERCLIADAAHELRTPLAALRVNVEALRQQVQDPGQRALMDSLLRSNERAARLVGQLLQLMRSDAAGAQPQEALALDELLQDRLAALEGLAAARGVELELETQPLLGPLRAEPGSLVSMVDNLIDNAIKYSPQGGTVRVSLQPREDGALLTVQDQGPGIPAALRERVFDRFFRAPDQSQSGSGLGLAIVRSVVERLHGRIRLDESQPGPGLRVRIWLPLESPAALPPLPPSC, encoded by the coding sequence ATGAGGCTGGCGGGCCCCCTGCTCGATGCCCTGCGCGGCGCCTGGCGCGCCGTGGCCGGCCCCTCGCTGATGCGGCGCCTGCTGGCCGCGCAGATGCTGACCCTGGGCCTGCTCTGGACCCTGGCTCTGGCCCTGCTGGCCTACAGCACCGGCCGCGGCGAGGGCGTGCTGGGGCTGAATTCGGTCTACGAGACCGCTATCAGCGCCGCCGAAAGTCTGGCCGACCGGCCGCGCGAGCAGGGCGAGCTGCTGCAGCGCCTGGATGCCGCCCTGCGCGAGGGCTATGGCGATGATGATGCCGACGCCGCCGCCCTGGCGCCCAGCATGATGGTGCAGCAGGGAGGGCAGGTGGTCTACCTGACGGGCCTGGACCCGCGTCCCCTGCTGCAGGGGCCGCCGGATGGCCGCATCGTGCAGCACGAGGATGCTGCTGGCCGCTCCTGGCGCCTGCGCACCCTGCACTCGGCGCGCTCGGACACCAGCGTCACCCTGATCATGCCCGACACCTGGGAGCTGATCATCACGCTCACCGAGCATGGGCTCTACCCCACGCCCCTGGTGATCAGCCTGCCCTTCCTGATCCTGCCGGCCTGGCTCTCGCTGCGCCTGGCGCTGCGACCCTTTCGCCGCATCGGCGACGAGCTGGCCGCGCGCGGACCGCAGGACCTCTCGCCCCTGGGCTACCAGCCCCAGCACGCCGAGCTCAAGCCCCTGGTGGAAGGGCTCAACAGCCTGATGGGCCGCATGCGCGAGAGCGCGGAGCGCGAGCGCTGCCTGATTGCCGATGCCGCCCATGAGCTGCGCACGCCGCTGGCGGCCTTGCGGGTGAATGTGGAGGCCTTGCGCCAGCAGGTGCAGGACCCGGGCCAGCGCGCCCTGATGGACAGCCTGCTGCGCAGCAATGAGCGCGCGGCGCGCCTGGTGGGCCAGCTGCTGCAGCTGATGCGCAGCGATGCCGCCGGCGCCCAGCCCCAGGAGGCCCTGGCCCTGGACGAGCTGCTGCAGGACCGCCTGGCGGCCCTGGAGGGCCTGGCGGCGGCGCGCGGCGTGGAGCTGGAGCTGGAAACCCAGCCCCTGCTGGGGCCGCTGCGGGCCGAGCCCGGCAGCCTGGTCTCCATGGTGGACAACCTGATCGACAACGCCATCAAGTACAGCCCCCAGGGCGGCACGGTGCGGGTGAGCCTGCAGCCGCGCGAGGATGGCGCCCTGCTGACCGTGCAGGACCAGGGGCCGGGCATTCCGGCCGCGCTGCGCGAGCGGGTCTTCGACCGTTTCTTTCGCGCGCCCGACCAGAGCCAGAGCGGCTCGGGCCTGGGCCTGGCCATCGTGCGCTCGGTGGTGGAGCGCCTGCACGGCCGCATCCGCCTGGACGAGTCTCAGCCGGGGCCGGGTCTGCGCGTGCGGATCTGGCTGCCGCTGGAGTCGCCCGCCGCGCTGCCGCCCTTGCCGCCGTCCTGCTGA
- a CDS encoding DUF1127 domain-containing protein, with the protein MNSHPAPARPLFFSSPLLHPHRWWVALRRLWAARRRRAADREQLLAMDARDLRDLGLGRGEIEAWLEAPRGDRGTRASHATHATMGP; encoded by the coding sequence ATGAACAGCCACCCTGCCCCCGCCCGCCCCCTGTTCTTCTCCTCGCCCCTGCTGCACCCGCACCGCTGGTGGGTGGCGCTGCGCCGGCTCTGGGCCGCCCGGCGCCGCCGCGCCGCCGACCGCGAGCAGCTGCTGGCCATGGACGCACGCGATCTGCGCGATCTGGGTCTGGGCCGCGGCGAGATCGAAGCCTGGCTGGAAGCGCCCCGGGGCGATCGCGGCACGCGCGCCAGTCACGCCACTCACGCCACAATGGGCCCATGA
- a CDS encoding GGDEF domain-containing protein encodes MHLDLPTLFSLLVIQSLALALGLPLLMGWRQASAAARQAQLAIGLQGLGWLALLLAGLAWQRALGALAMGLIGASLSSLWLAMNDWLGPRRGRRAMLAAPVLALAFYLLSYESYAWRVAGTNTLFGLQLLMVCALLARRPQRLEPELALHSRRWRGLLLACLGLLAGLTFWRGALALFDAAAYPSFYSPHPVNVLAAVVCHVALSLSLAAVLVAWRGETEAAFLRLAQSDALTGLPNRSAFTARAVDMISMARRYQEPLLLTNLDLDGFKALNEEHGHEVGDRALQLFARCLREQMRLGDLVGRLGGEEFAVLMARSDDQGPPALDQRLRTALAEAAPRELGFALSYSAGWARLRHGDRNIEDLLRRADAALYAAKRGGGGSLAAEPGAEQ; translated from the coding sequence ATGCATCTCGACCTGCCCACCCTCTTCAGCCTGCTCGTGATCCAGTCCCTGGCCCTGGCCCTGGGGCTGCCCCTGCTGATGGGCTGGCGCCAGGCCAGCGCCGCCGCCCGCCAGGCCCAGCTGGCCATAGGCCTGCAGGGTCTGGGCTGGCTGGCCCTGCTGCTGGCCGGCCTGGCCTGGCAGCGTGCCCTCGGCGCCCTGGCCATGGGCCTGATCGGCGCCTCGCTCAGCAGCCTGTGGCTGGCCATGAACGACTGGCTGGGCCCGCGCCGCGGTCGCCGCGCCATGCTGGCCGCGCCCGTGCTGGCCCTGGCTTTCTACCTGCTGAGCTATGAGAGCTATGCCTGGCGCGTGGCCGGCACCAACACCCTCTTCGGCCTGCAGCTGCTGATGGTCTGCGCCCTGCTGGCGCGCCGACCCCAGCGCCTGGAGCCCGAGCTGGCCCTGCACAGCCGGCGCTGGCGCGGCCTGCTGCTGGCCTGTCTGGGCCTGCTGGCCGGGCTGACCTTCTGGCGCGGCGCCCTGGCCCTGTTCGATGCCGCGGCCTACCCCAGCTTCTACAGCCCGCACCCGGTCAATGTGCTGGCCGCCGTGGTCTGCCATGTGGCGCTGAGCCTGAGCCTGGCCGCGGTGCTGGTGGCCTGGCGCGGCGAGACCGAGGCGGCCTTTCTGCGCCTGGCCCAGAGCGACGCGCTCACCGGCCTGCCCAACCGCAGCGCCTTCACGGCCCGGGCCGTGGACATGATCTCCATGGCCCGCCGCTACCAGGAGCCCCTGCTGCTGACCAATCTGGACCTGGATGGCTTCAAGGCCCTGAACGAGGAGCACGGTCACGAGGTGGGCGACCGTGCCCTGCAGCTCTTCGCCCGCTGCCTGCGCGAGCAGATGCGCCTGGGCGATCTGGTCGGGCGTCTGGGCGGCGAGGAGTTCGCCGTGCTGATGGCGCGCAGCGACGACCAGGGCCCGCCCGCCCTGGACCAGCGCCTGCGCACGGCCCTGGCCGAGGCCGCGCCGCGCGAGCTGGGCTTTGCCCTGAGCTACAGCGCCGGCTGGGCCCGGCTGCGCCACGGCGACCGCAATATCGAGGATCTGCTGCGCCGCGCCGATGCCGCGCTCTACGCCGCCAAGCGCGGCGGTGGCGGCAGCCTGGCCGCCGAGCCGGGCGCGGAGCAGTAG
- a CDS encoding GNAT family N-acetyltransferase, with amino-acid sequence MFFRTANSATTASAPLIELGLQRPRYERSALSLAPRPLAPLVQQQHQEQRRQTPEIRRLSSRDLQWLPALCDLLTDNVHQGATLGFLAPLSRYAALDYWHGVFARLGPHLSLWIACEGGGEDGDGRPPQLQGLAQLSLCPQANAHHRGEVQGLMVHSRARGRGIASQLMHSLECAALQQGRTLLVLDTPAGSQAEAVYVHLGWQRAGEIPDYDSCADGRLHSTARYYKRLQMPGADWSR; translated from the coding sequence ATGTTCTTCCGCACCGCGAATTCCGCCACCACCGCCTCGGCTCCCCTGATCGAGCTGGGCCTGCAACGCCCGCGCTACGAGCGCAGCGCCCTGAGCCTGGCCCCGCGCCCGCTCGCGCCCCTGGTCCAGCAGCAGCACCAGGAACAGCGCCGCCAGACGCCCGAGATCCGGCGCCTGAGCTCGCGCGACCTGCAATGGCTGCCCGCCCTGTGCGATCTGCTCACCGACAATGTGCACCAGGGCGCCACCCTGGGCTTTCTGGCACCGCTCTCGCGCTATGCCGCCCTGGACTACTGGCACGGCGTCTTTGCCCGCCTGGGCCCGCATCTGAGCCTGTGGATCGCCTGTGAGGGCGGCGGCGAGGACGGTGACGGCCGCCCGCCCCAGCTGCAGGGCCTGGCCCAGCTCTCCCTGTGCCCGCAGGCCAATGCCCACCACCGCGGCGAGGTCCAGGGCCTGATGGTGCACAGCCGTGCGCGCGGCCGCGGCATCGCCAGCCAGCTGATGCACAGCCTGGAATGCGCCGCCCTGCAGCAGGGCCGCACCCTGCTGGTGCTCGACACCCCAGCCGGCTCCCAGGCCGAGGCCGTCTATGTACACCTGGGCTGGCAGCGCGCCGGCGAGATTCCCGACTACGACAGCTGCGCCGACGGCCGCCTGCACAGCACCGCCCGCTACTACAAGCGCCTGCAGATGCCCGGCGCCGACTGGTCGCGCTGA
- a CDS encoding AMP nucleosidase, translated as MTLNRAQALQAPFFAPQSFSDAASALARAREIYEAGTACLREALQRFVAGEDLGPVRACYPFVRLRTDTVARAATPTPSRLAYGFVAGPGVYETTLTRPDLFGDYYLEQFQLLLDNHGQALEVGSSTQPIPLHFSLSEHEHVEGSLSAERRLLMRDVFDLPDLAAMDDGIANGTHRSPPGEPSPLAPFTAQRIDYSLARLSHYTATRAEHFQNFVLFTNYQFYVDEFCRLGQGLMQRAPDPAAPDEHDDCIAFVEPGNLVTRRVGLAAEDIDALGQALPRLPQMPAYHLIRRDRSGITLVNIGVGPSNAKTITDHIAVLRPHAWLMLGHCAGLRNSQTLGDYVLAHAYVREDHVLDDDLPVWVPIPALAEVQVALESAVEEVTGHGGYDLKRIMRTGTVATIDNRNWELRDQRGPVKRLSQSRAIALDMESATIAANGFRFRVPYGTLLCVSDKPLHGELKLPGMATAFYRTQVNQHLRIGLRAVQLLRAQPRDQLHSRKLRSFAEVAFQ; from the coding sequence ATGACCCTGAACCGTGCCCAGGCGCTGCAGGCGCCCTTCTTCGCTCCCCAGTCCTTCAGCGATGCCGCGTCCGCCCTGGCCCGCGCCCGCGAGATCTACGAGGCCGGCACCGCCTGCCTGCGCGAGGCGCTGCAGCGCTTCGTGGCCGGCGAGGACCTCGGCCCGGTGCGCGCCTGCTACCCCTTTGTACGCCTGCGCACCGACACCGTGGCCCGCGCGGCCACGCCCACACCCTCGCGCCTGGCCTACGGTTTTGTGGCCGGTCCCGGCGTCTACGAAACCACCCTGACCCGGCCCGATCTCTTTGGCGACTACTACCTGGAACAGTTCCAGCTGCTGCTGGACAACCATGGCCAGGCCCTGGAGGTGGGCAGCAGCACCCAGCCCATTCCCCTGCACTTCTCGCTCTCCGAGCATGAGCATGTGGAAGGCAGCCTGAGCGCCGAGCGCCGCCTGCTGATGCGCGATGTCTTCGACCTGCCCGACCTGGCCGCCATGGACGACGGCATTGCCAACGGCACCCATCGCAGCCCTCCCGGCGAACCCTCGCCGCTCGCTCCCTTCACCGCCCAGCGCATCGACTATTCGCTCGCCCGCCTCAGCCACTACACGGCGACGCGCGCCGAGCATTTCCAGAATTTCGTGCTCTTCACCAACTACCAGTTCTACGTGGACGAGTTCTGCCGCCTGGGCCAGGGCCTGATGCAGCGCGCGCCCGATCCGGCCGCGCCGGATGAGCATGACGACTGCATCGCCTTCGTGGAGCCGGGCAATCTCGTCACCCGCCGCGTGGGCCTGGCCGCCGAGGACATCGACGCCCTGGGCCAGGCCCTGCCCCGCCTGCCCCAGATGCCGGCCTACCACCTGATCCGTCGCGACCGCAGCGGCATCACGCTCGTCAATATCGGCGTCGGCCCCTCCAATGCCAAGACGATCACCGACCATATCGCCGTGCTGCGCCCGCATGCCTGGCTGATGCTCGGCCATTGCGCCGGCCTTCGCAACAGCCAGACGCTGGGCGACTACGTGCTCGCCCACGCCTATGTGCGCGAGGACCACGTGCTGGACGACGACCTGCCCGTCTGGGTGCCGATCCCGGCGCTCGCCGAGGTGCAGGTGGCGCTGGAAAGCGCGGTGGAAGAGGTCACGGGCCACGGCGGCTACGACCTCAAGCGCATCATGCGCACCGGCACCGTCGCCACCATCGACAACCGCAACTGGGAACTGCGCGACCAGCGCGGGCCGGTCAAGCGCCTCTCCCAGTCGCGCGCCATCGCGCTTGACATGGAATCGGCCACCATCGCGGCCAACGGCTTCCGCTTCCGCGTGCCCTACGGCACGCTGCTCTGCGTCTCCGACAAGCCGCTGCACGGCGAGTTGAAGCTGCCGGGCATGGCGACGGCCTTCTACCGGACGCAGGTCAACCAGCACCTGCGCATCGGCCTGCGCGCCGTGCAGCTGCTGCGCGCCCAGCCGCGCGACCAGCTGCACAGCCGCAAGCTGCGCAGCTTCGCCGAGGTGGCTTTCCAGTAG
- the fusA gene encoding elongation factor G, whose product MADSQSLSPVHPGIAAIRSLALVGPAGAGKTSLAEALLLRSGMLDSAGSVERGNTVSDFDPLEKKLQHSLQSSVLHMQHAGLRLHLIDTPGAPDFVGQSLPALEAVDTAVIVINAQNGIELIASRMMEAAAQRGLDRLIVINKIDAPGVDLPGLLAQLRETFGRECLPLNLPAEGASRVLDCFYNIVGASDFSAVGQAHQALVEQVVEVDAAFVERYLSEGDVDPRELHAPLEQALREGHLIPVCFASARSGAGVAELLEVIERLLPHPGEGNPPQFLRGEGEAAVPLQALPEPEAHVLAHVFKIVADPYLGKMGVLRVHQGTLRKNAQLLVGHARKPFRVGHLFMLQGREHVEIEQALPGDICAIAKVEELHFDAVLHDDPEDEHIHLAPLDFPMPVHGLAISPARHGDEQRLWEILNRLVDEDPCLKVEQVAATNETLVYGLGELHLRLLLERLRETYRFEIQTQPPRIAYRETISAAAEGHHRHKKQSGGAGQFGEVWLRVEPLARGAGIEFVDAVKGGVIPGQFMPAVEKGVRQACAAGVVSGHPLVDLRVTVFDGKHHSVDSKEVAFVTAGRKALVAAVREARPLVLEPIVTVEISAPEGAMGDITGDLAARRGQVSGTRAPVPGVIAVQGLAPLAELASYQNRLNALSSGQGRYTLSLSHYEAVPPSTQAQLVAGYQLREDD is encoded by the coding sequence ATGGCGGATTCGCAGAGCCTCAGCCCCGTCCACCCCGGGATCGCCGCGATCCGCAGCCTGGCCCTGGTGGGCCCGGCGGGCGCCGGCAAGACCAGCCTGGCCGAGGCCCTGCTGCTGCGCAGCGGCATGCTGGACAGCGCCGGCAGCGTGGAGCGCGGCAACACCGTCAGCGACTTCGACCCGCTCGAGAAGAAGCTGCAGCACTCGCTGCAGAGCAGCGTGCTGCACATGCAGCACGCCGGCCTGCGCCTGCACCTGATCGACACGCCCGGCGCGCCCGACTTCGTGGGCCAGTCCCTGCCCGCGCTGGAGGCGGTGGACACGGCGGTGATCGTGATCAATGCGCAGAACGGCATCGAGCTGATAGCCTCGCGCATGATGGAGGCCGCGGCCCAGCGCGGCCTGGACCGCCTGATCGTGATCAACAAGATCGACGCGCCCGGCGTGGATCTGCCCGGCCTGCTGGCCCAGCTGCGCGAGACCTTCGGCCGCGAATGCCTGCCCCTGAACCTGCCGGCCGAGGGCGCCAGCCGCGTGCTGGACTGCTTCTACAACATCGTCGGCGCCAGCGATTTCAGCGCGGTGGGCCAGGCCCACCAGGCCCTGGTGGAGCAGGTGGTGGAGGTGGACGCGGCCTTTGTGGAGCGCTACCTCAGCGAGGGCGATGTGGACCCGCGCGAGCTGCATGCGCCGCTGGAGCAGGCCCTGCGCGAAGGGCATCTGATCCCCGTGTGCTTTGCCTCGGCCCGGAGCGGCGCCGGCGTGGCCGAGCTGCTGGAGGTGATCGAGCGCCTGCTGCCGCATCCGGGCGAGGGCAACCCGCCCCAGTTCCTGCGCGGCGAGGGTGAGGCCGCCGTGCCCCTGCAGGCCCTGCCCGAGCCCGAGGCCCATGTGCTGGCCCATGTGTTCAAGATCGTGGCCGACCCCTATCTGGGCAAGATGGGCGTGCTGCGCGTGCACCAGGGCACGCTGCGCAAGAACGCGCAGCTGCTGGTGGGCCATGCGCGCAAGCCCTTTCGCGTGGGCCATCTCTTCATGCTCCAGGGCCGGGAGCATGTGGAGATCGAGCAGGCCCTGCCGGGCGACATCTGCGCCATCGCCAAGGTCGAGGAACTGCACTTCGATGCCGTGCTGCACGACGACCCCGAGGACGAGCACATTCATCTGGCGCCGCTGGACTTTCCCATGCCCGTGCATGGCCTGGCCATCAGCCCGGCCCGGCATGGCGACGAGCAGCGGCTCTGGGAGATCCTGAACCGGCTGGTGGACGAGGACCCCTGCCTCAAGGTCGAGCAGGTGGCGGCCACCAACGAGACCCTGGTCTACGGCCTGGGCGAGCTGCATCTGCGCCTGCTGCTGGAGCGCCTGCGCGAAACCTACCGCTTCGAAATCCAGACGCAGCCGCCCCGCATCGCCTACCGCGAGACCATCTCGGCCGCGGCCGAAGGCCACCATCGCCACAAGAAGCAGAGCGGCGGCGCCGGCCAGTTCGGCGAGGTCTGGCTGCGTGTGGAGCCCCTGGCGCGCGGTGCGGGCATCGAGTTCGTGGACGCGGTCAAGGGCGGGGTGATCCCGGGCCAGTTCATGCCCGCGGTCGAGAAGGGCGTGCGCCAGGCCTGCGCGGCCGGCGTGGTCTCGGGTCACCCCCTGGTGGACCTGCGCGTGACGGTGTTCGACGGCAAGCACCATTCGGTGGACAGCAAGGAGGTGGCCTTTGTCACCGCCGGGCGCAAGGCCCTGGTGGCCGCGGTGCGCGAGGCCCGGCCCCTGGTGCTGGAGCCCATCGTCACGGTGGAGATCAGCGCGCCGGAGGGCGCCATGGGCGATATCACCGGCGATCTGGCGGCGCGGCGCGGCCAGGTCAGCGGCACGCGCGCGCCGGTGCCCGGCGTGATCGCGGTGCAGGGCCTGGCCCCGCTGGCCGAGCTGGCCAGCTATCAGAACCGGCTCAACGCCCTGAGCAGCGGCCAGGGCCGCTACACCCTCTCGCTCTCGCACTACGAGGCCGTGCCGCCCAGCACCCAGGCCCAGCTGGTGGCCGGCTACCAGCTGCGCGAGGACGACTGA
- a CDS encoding TetR/AcrR family transcriptional regulator — translation MVSKTAIPFLNPHPRPNGSKGLHRATGVVSPAPDAAADEGKPQARPQPRQRQKTPKPEGPLKKKRQQQAQAEAGVEAGTGGRRAAASSASAQRRAAHKADLEQRILDAARQLFATQGVEAVTLREVAAAVGYSHATLYSFFSDKAALLARLVAEAQADLSTLLAEARVLVPQQAAAESAALDRAVHAYLRWAAAHPHHYRLMMLESAAPPAAIYAALQALLAPLPAGERPLRAQTLWAGLHGAALLEIVQVPAGGLDWAGLDARAAALAALLRGLLTP, via the coding sequence ATGGTTAGCAAAACTGCAATTCCCTTTCTGAACCCGCATCCGCGGCCCAACGGGTCCAAGGGCCTGCACCGGGCCACGGGCGTGGTGAGCCCGGCGCCCGATGCTGCGGCGGACGAGGGCAAGCCCCAGGCCCGCCCGCAGCCGCGCCAGCGCCAGAAGACGCCCAAGCCCGAGGGGCCGCTCAAGAAGAAGCGCCAGCAGCAGGCGCAGGCCGAGGCGGGCGTGGAGGCCGGCACGGGCGGGCGCCGCGCCGCGGCCAGCAGCGCCTCGGCCCAGCGCCGCGCAGCGCACAAGGCCGATCTGGAGCAGCGCATCCTGGACGCGGCGCGCCAGCTCTTTGCCACCCAGGGCGTGGAGGCCGTGACCCTGCGTGAGGTGGCCGCGGCCGTGGGCTACTCGCATGCCACGCTCTACAGCTTCTTCAGCGACAAGGCGGCCCTGCTGGCGCGCCTGGTGGCCGAGGCGCAGGCCGATCTGTCCACCCTGCTGGCCGAGGCCCGGGTGCTCGTGCCTCAGCAGGCGGCGGCCGAGTCCGCAGCCCTGGATCGGGCGGTGCATGCCTATCTGCGCTGGGCGGCGGCGCATCCGCACCATTACCGGCTCATGATGCTGGAGAGCGCCGCGCCGCCCGCGGCCATCTATGCGGCGCTGCAGGCCCTGCTGGCGCCGCTGCCTGCGGGCGAGCGGCCGCTGCGCGCCCAGACCCTGTGGGCGGGCCTGCATGGGGCGGCCCTGCTGGAGATCGTGCAGGTGCCGGCCGGCGGCCTGGACTGGGCGGGGCTGGACGCGCGGGCCGCCGCCCTGGCGGCCCTGCTGCGTGGCTTGCTGACGCCCTGA
- a CDS encoding D-amino acid dehydrogenase → MHIIVLGAGVTGITSAWYLRQAGHEVTVIDRQPAAGLETSFANGGQVSVSHAEPWANPGAPAKVLKWLMKEDAPLLFRLRADPAQWRWGLAFLRECTPGRTARNIRSMVSLGLYSRAKLRELRAATGLQYEQRSQGILHFYTSEAEYEAAQEPARQMREQGCELDMKTPDECVAIEPALAQCRAKIVGGSMTPSDESGDAHRFTQELARRCAEAGVQFRYETRILGCEREGDAVLQLITADAAGRVQRLRADAYVLCMGSFSRGFARELGLDLNIYPAKGYSVTLPVIAPEHSYQVSLTDDEYKLVFSRLGDRLRIAGTAELNGYDTTLNLARCEAIVRRTRELFPQMSDGRGAQFWTGLRPATPSNVPYIGRSRLRNLFLNTGHGTLGWTHGCGSGAAIADIVSGRQPELDFAFTGLETGRPRLRPQPAL, encoded by the coding sequence ATGCACATCATCGTTCTCGGCGCCGGCGTGACCGGCATCACCAGCGCCTGGTATCTGCGCCAGGCGGGCCACGAAGTCACCGTCATCGACCGCCAGCCGGCCGCCGGCCTGGAAACCAGCTTCGCCAACGGCGGCCAGGTCTCGGTCTCGCATGCCGAGCCCTGGGCCAACCCCGGCGCGCCGGCCAAGGTGCTCAAGTGGCTGATGAAGGAGGACGCCCCCCTGCTCTTTCGCCTGCGGGCCGATCCGGCCCAGTGGCGCTGGGGCCTGGCCTTTCTGCGCGAATGCACGCCGGGCCGCACCGCGCGCAATATCCGCAGCATGGTGAGCCTGGGCCTGTACAGCCGTGCCAAGCTGCGCGAGCTGCGCGCCGCCACCGGCCTGCAGTACGAGCAGCGCAGCCAGGGCATCCTGCACTTCTACACCAGCGAGGCCGAGTACGAGGCCGCCCAGGAGCCCGCACGCCAGATGCGCGAGCAGGGCTGCGAGCTGGACATGAAGACGCCGGACGAGTGCGTGGCCATCGAGCCGGCGCTGGCGCAATGCCGCGCCAAGATCGTGGGCGGCAGCATGACGCCCAGCGACGAGTCGGGCGACGCCCACCGCTTCACCCAGGAACTGGCGCGGCGCTGCGCCGAGGCCGGCGTGCAGTTCCGTTACGAGACCCGCATCCTGGGCTGCGAGCGCGAGGGCGATGCCGTCTTGCAGCTGATCACGGCGGACGCCGCCGGCCGCGTGCAGCGCCTGCGCGCCGACGCCTATGTGCTGTGCATGGGGTCCTTCAGCCGCGGCTTTGCGCGCGAGCTGGGCCTTGATCTGAACATCTACCCGGCCAAGGGCTACTCGGTCACCCTGCCCGTGATCGCGCCCGAGCACAGCTACCAGGTCTCGCTCACCGATGACGAGTACAAGCTGGTGTTCTCGCGCCTGGGGGACCGCCTGCGCATCGCCGGCACGGCCGAGCTCAACGGCTACGACACGACGCTGAACCTGGCGCGCTGCGAGGCCATCGTGCGCCGCACCCGCGAGCTGTTTCCCCAGATGAGCGACGGCCGCGGCGCCCAGTTCTGGACCGGCCTGCGCCCGGCCACGCCCTCCAACGTGCCCTATATCGGCCGCAGCCGCCTGCGCAATCTCTTCCTCAACACGGGGCACGGCACCCTGGGCTGGACGCATGGCTGCGGCTCGGGCGCGGCGATCGCCGATATCGTCAGCGGCCGCCAGCCCGAGCTGGACTTTGCCTTCACCGGCCTGGAAACCGGCAGGCCCCGCCTGCGGCCGCAGCCCGCGCTCTGA